One region of Sulfuriroseicoccus oceanibius genomic DNA includes:
- a CDS encoding isoamylase early set domain-containing protein has protein sequence MISKSFSKTGARCQVTFKLKLEDPTVAVSVLGDFNDWTPGVHTLSLRKSGHLGTSISLPANQRFAYKFLTADGQWLNDDAADDYIANEWGETNSIVDTSTITASIQSTTPGKKVTAKASSPKKKAVKASKQPAAGKKITKKAPKKSRAKV, from the coding sequence ATGATCAGCAAATCATTCTCCAAGACCGGCGCACGCTGCCAGGTGACCTTCAAACTCAAACTCGAAGATCCAACCGTCGCCGTCTCGGTCCTCGGTGATTTCAATGACTGGACGCCCGGCGTTCACACGCTGTCACTGCGCAAGAGCGGGCATCTAGGGACAAGCATCAGCCTTCCGGCCAACCAACGGTTCGCCTACAAGTTCCTCACCGCCGACGGACAGTGGCTCAACGACGATGCCGCAGACGACTACATCGCCAATGAATGGGGAGAAACCAATTCAATCGTCGACACGTCGACCATCACAGCATCCATCCAGTCGACCACTCCCGGGAAAAAAGTGACCGCCAAGGCCAGCTCCCCAAAGAAAAAGGCTGTAAAAGCGAGCAAGCAGCCCGCCGCGGGCAAGAAGATCACTAAAAAAGCGCCGAAAAAGAGCCGTGCAAAGGTGTAA
- a CDS encoding SMP-30/gluconolactonase/LRE family protein, producing the protein MTHPERIGSRISTWGEGPIWHAEKQRLFYVDIEQHTVVSFDPASGDEQSWEVGERVGFVVPRYGSDDLIIGGDNGIHILNVTDGSLTTIGDPEAGIETHRFNDGKCAPDGRLFAGTISMVKKPEAALYRVDPDHSITKVVENVTNSNGIVWSKDGSTCFYIDTATRKISAFDYDSTTGSLTNRRDVADTDPMVDASPDGMAIDTQDRLWVAFCHGGCVLCIDPATGECERRIDFPCVETTAVAFGGPDMTDLYVTTGIHKSIEEDQAGSLFVVRGVGATGAPQPQFKG; encoded by the coding sequence ATGACCCATCCCGAACGCATTGGCAGCCGCATCTCCACCTGGGGCGAAGGCCCGATCTGGCACGCTGAAAAACAACGACTCTTCTACGTCGATATCGAGCAACACACCGTCGTCTCATTCGACCCCGCCTCCGGCGATGAACAATCGTGGGAAGTCGGCGAGCGCGTCGGCTTCGTCGTCCCCCGCTACGGATCGGACGATCTGATCATCGGCGGCGACAACGGCATCCACATCCTGAATGTCACTGACGGATCTCTCACCACCATCGGAGATCCGGAAGCCGGTATCGAAACGCACCGCTTCAACGACGGCAAATGCGCGCCGGACGGCAGGCTCTTCGCCGGCACCATCTCGATGGTCAAGAAACCGGAAGCAGCCCTCTACCGCGTAGATCCCGATCACTCCATCACCAAAGTGGTGGAAAACGTCACTAACTCCAATGGCATCGTCTGGAGCAAAGACGGCTCCACCTGCTTCTACATCGATACCGCCACCCGCAAGATCAGCGCGTTCGACTACGATTCCACCACCGGCTCGCTGACCAACCGCCGCGACGTCGCAGACACAGACCCCATGGTCGACGCGTCACCAGACGGCATGGCAATCGACACCCAGGACCGTCTGTGGGTCGCCTTCTGTCACGGCGGATGCGTTCTCTGCATCGACCCCGCCACCGGCGAGTGCGAGCGCCGCATCGACTTCCCATGTGTCGAAACCACCGCCGTCGCCTTCGGCGGACCGGACATGACAGACCTCTACGTCACCACCGGAATCCACAAATCCATCGAAGAAGATCAAGCCGGCAGTCTTTTTGTCGTGCGCGGAGTCGGTGCCACCGGCGCCCCCCAACCACAATTCAAAGGTTGA
- a CDS encoding redox-sensing transcriptional repressor Rex: MSDQPTNLTVPKKTLYRLSIYQRCLRRLEESGVETVSSESLAGVAGVKSTQLRKDLACLGQFGIRGIGYEVAGLTAMIHDVLGRNRLKPVVLVGAGNLGSALLRYGGFRKEGFEIIAAFDTDDESVGREVDGVKVLHQNELEQVMREHRVKMAILAVPGGAAQKVTDNLVDSGVQAILNFSPAVLEVPEDVVVKSVDLAVELENLSYFVRD, translated from the coding sequence ATGAGCGACCAGCCCACCAATTTGACCGTTCCGAAGAAGACTCTGTACCGGTTGTCGATCTACCAACGTTGCTTGCGACGATTGGAGGAGAGCGGTGTGGAAACGGTGTCGTCCGAGTCGCTGGCCGGAGTTGCCGGGGTGAAGTCGACCCAGCTGCGCAAGGACCTGGCTTGTCTCGGGCAGTTCGGGATTCGGGGGATCGGCTACGAGGTGGCAGGGCTGACGGCTATGATCCACGATGTGCTGGGGCGCAACCGGCTGAAGCCCGTGGTGTTGGTCGGTGCTGGTAATTTGGGCTCTGCCTTGCTGCGCTATGGAGGCTTCCGCAAAGAGGGCTTCGAGATTATCGCCGCGTTTGATACCGATGATGAGAGCGTTGGGCGCGAGGTGGATGGGGTGAAGGTGTTGCACCAGAATGAGCTTGAGCAGGTGATGCGTGAGCATCGGGTGAAGATGGCGATTCTGGCCGTGCCGGGGGGGGCGGCGCAAAAGGTGACCGACAACCTGGTGGACAGCGGAGTGCAGGCGATTTTGAACTTTTCACCAGCGGTGCTCGAAGTGCCCGAAGATGTCGTGGTGAAGAGCGTGGACTTGGCCGTGGAGCTCGAGAACTTGAGCTACTTCGTGCGGGATTAA
- the dnaG gene encoding DNA primase encodes MKRIAEETIQQVLQATNIVDLVESYFPLKRVGGNFRANCPFHQEKTPSFYVSPSRQSFKCFGCGAGGTAIRFVMDYENISFQDTIKKLADRAGIALVEQQLDPKEEAKLKRRSQALTALRKTAEYYHELLLKSPNAQHARDYLKNRGLSRDTALNWMIGYAPASDREFFDWAREQGLRGRALVDAGIASLRDEHDPSRGLYTRFRDRLIFPIFNDYDDVVGYSGRLLDPESKMAKYLNSPETIVFNKSKLLFGLNKAKRPIGQAKHAILCEGQIDLIAASENGVQNIVAPLGTAFTPDHARMLRRYTETVVICYDGDAAGVKAAERSQKELADAGLVVRVARLPQGDDPDSFIQRDGVDAFRQLIDNAVDFYDYLLGHKVSEINMSDVGDRTRLARELAEKIGELSDKMLRETVVHKVSARLGVDDKLLMKEVATARSRSQNQERSRAAASEARGDIPHDAEPVAPKFSINSAVLELLCHIALSSEKGRKIIATSEWKREWLDDVEHGTILTEILDAEFDADNPSSVNAWLSHRPNEQEAYFFGVLDKPLPTEKLQDCVLDALERLRRQSIRTRLGVAKARLRDPSLPASDLLALQKEVLALQNRLKNTAPPEDAPSRTASPAPKAQEPAPDPANDDPF; translated from the coding sequence ATGAAGAGGATTGCGGAAGAAACCATTCAACAAGTGCTCCAAGCGACGAACATCGTCGACTTGGTCGAAAGCTACTTTCCGCTCAAGCGCGTCGGTGGCAACTTCCGCGCCAACTGCCCATTCCATCAGGAAAAAACACCCTCCTTCTACGTCAGCCCCAGCCGCCAGAGCTTCAAGTGCTTCGGCTGCGGCGCCGGAGGTACCGCCATCCGCTTCGTCATGGATTACGAGAACATCTCGTTCCAGGACACCATCAAGAAGCTCGCGGACCGCGCCGGTATCGCACTGGTCGAACAACAACTCGACCCTAAAGAAGAAGCCAAGCTCAAGCGCCGCTCGCAAGCGTTGACCGCGCTGCGCAAAACCGCCGAGTACTATCACGAGCTTTTGCTCAAGTCGCCGAATGCACAACACGCCCGCGACTATCTGAAGAACCGCGGACTCTCACGAGACACCGCGCTCAACTGGATGATCGGCTACGCCCCGGCATCCGATCGCGAATTCTTCGACTGGGCCCGTGAACAAGGACTGCGCGGCCGCGCCCTGGTCGATGCCGGCATTGCCTCGCTGCGAGACGAACACGACCCGTCACGCGGACTCTACACCCGCTTCCGCGACCGCCTGATCTTCCCCATCTTCAACGACTACGACGACGTCGTCGGCTACTCCGGCCGCCTGCTCGACCCCGAGTCGAAGATGGCAAAGTACCTCAACTCACCGGAGACCATCGTCTTCAACAAGAGCAAGCTGCTTTTCGGACTGAACAAAGCCAAGCGCCCGATCGGTCAGGCCAAGCACGCCATCCTGTGCGAGGGACAGATCGATCTGATCGCCGCCAGCGAGAACGGCGTGCAAAACATCGTCGCCCCACTCGGCACTGCCTTCACTCCGGATCACGCACGCATGCTGCGCCGCTACACGGAAACCGTCGTCATCTGCTACGATGGAGATGCCGCAGGAGTCAAAGCTGCCGAACGCTCGCAAAAAGAGCTCGCAGATGCTGGGCTGGTCGTCCGCGTTGCCCGCCTGCCTCAAGGGGATGACCCGGATTCCTTCATCCAGCGCGATGGCGTCGACGCCTTCCGCCAACTGATCGACAACGCGGTGGACTTCTACGACTACCTGCTCGGGCACAAGGTGTCGGAGATCAATATGAGCGATGTCGGTGACCGCACGCGACTGGCGCGCGAACTGGCGGAGAAGATTGGCGAACTATCGGACAAAATGTTGCGTGAGACCGTGGTGCACAAAGTCTCCGCCCGCCTCGGTGTGGATGACAAGTTGCTGATGAAAGAAGTCGCAACCGCCCGCAGCCGCAGCCAAAACCAGGAGCGCAGCCGTGCCGCTGCCAGCGAAGCCCGCGGCGACATCCCACACGACGCCGAACCCGTTGCCCCCAAGTTCTCGATCAACTCTGCAGTGCTTGAGCTGCTCTGCCACATTGCCCTGTCTTCAGAGAAGGGCCGCAAGATCATCGCCACCTCTGAGTGGAAACGCGAATGGCTCGACGACGTCGAACACGGCACAATCCTCACTGAGATCCTCGACGCAGAGTTCGACGCAGACAACCCTAGCAGTGTAAATGCGTGGTTAAGCCATCGCCCGAACGAGCAAGAAGCGTACTTCTTCGGTGTGCTGGACAAGCCATTACCTACCGAAAAGTTACAAGACTGCGTGCTCGACGCCTTGGAAAGGCTGCGCCGTCAATCGATCCGCACGCGACTGGGCGTGGCAAAAGCTAGACTGCGCGACCCATCCCTCCCCGCTTCTGATTTGCTCGCTCTTCAAAAAGAAGTGCTTGCCTTGCAAAATCGTCTTAAGAATACTGCGCCCCCTGAAGATGCGCCGTCACGTACCGCCTCACCAGCACCAAAAGCTCAGGAACCCGCGCCGGATCCAGCTAATGACGACCCATTTTAA